A single Corallococcus silvisoli DNA region contains:
- the pgeF gene encoding peptidoglycan editing factor PgeF, whose amino-acid sequence MALPTFLTSSLLPVPHGFATRAGGVSEGAYASLNLGFSVGDERSRVEENHRRLAQAVGAKVGALCRVSQVHGDTVLPAHGADDDSLRPTLGEADALWTEGEGSWVAVGTADCVPVLLVDPRGRRVAAVHSGWRGTDLEISARAVEALGARGSQPEHLLAAVGPCIQACCYEVSAELGDRFRARFGPDVVRAGEKPHLDLPHAVKASLLKAGLKPEHVDVLQACTACDRERFFSHRRDAGRTGRHLNFVLHRF is encoded by the coding sequence ATGGCCCTACCCACGTTCCTCACGTCCTCGTTGCTGCCCGTGCCGCACGGTTTCGCCACGCGGGCGGGTGGGGTGTCGGAGGGGGCCTACGCGTCGCTGAACCTGGGCTTCTCCGTGGGCGACGAGCGCTCGCGCGTGGAGGAGAACCACCGGCGGCTGGCCCAGGCGGTGGGCGCGAAGGTGGGGGCGCTCTGCCGGGTGTCGCAGGTGCATGGCGATACGGTGCTGCCGGCGCACGGCGCGGACGACGACTCGCTGCGCCCGACGCTGGGCGAAGCGGACGCGCTGTGGACGGAAGGGGAGGGGAGCTGGGTGGCGGTGGGCACCGCGGACTGCGTGCCGGTGCTGCTGGTGGATCCTCGGGGCCGGCGCGTGGCGGCGGTGCATTCAGGGTGGCGGGGCACGGACCTGGAGATCAGCGCTCGCGCGGTGGAGGCGCTGGGGGCGCGGGGAAGCCAGCCGGAGCACCTGCTGGCGGCGGTGGGGCCCTGCATCCAGGCGTGCTGCTACGAGGTCTCCGCGGAGCTGGGAGACCGCTTCCGCGCGCGCTTCGGTCCGGACGTCGTGCGAGCGGGTGAAAAGCCCCACCTGGACCTGCCCCACGCGGTGAAGGCGTCGCTCCTGAAGGCGGGCCTGAAGCCGGAGCACGTGGACGTGCTACAGGCCTGTACGGCGTGTGATCGCGAGCGGTTCTTCTCGCACCGGCGGGACGCGGGGCGCACCGGCCGGCACCTCAACTTCGTGCTCCACCGCTTCTAG
- a CDS encoding tetratricopeptide repeat protein has translation MSVRPFLFRLFAAVALSAPTACATTAASQAEVGRLEAEVRTLRATQATLVERLERLENRDAVARAARSASPAATPSASPAGAASPRTEASSSEVGGTGEALGLPPAQLAVVRLKPKKEPAPRINTVVPVVEPDTDQMEMFISPVEGSSGTGFASPGRVEVPEKDPAILDAEYEHAVAMLRTGNVEGGVEKLTRFADENPRHPRADNALYFSGLGQMGLKDPAGAAKTFERLIKTYPAGDAVQDGMLRLAECRVRLNQAVDARALYTRVVTQFPGTAAATQAEQRLAALSP, from the coding sequence GTGTCGGTGCGTCCCTTTCTCTTCCGCCTGTTTGCCGCCGTGGCGCTGAGCGCGCCGACCGCATGCGCCACCACCGCCGCCTCCCAGGCGGAAGTGGGCCGGCTGGAGGCGGAGGTGCGCACGCTGCGCGCCACCCAGGCGACGCTGGTGGAGCGCCTGGAGCGGCTGGAGAACCGCGACGCCGTCGCCCGCGCTGCCCGGAGCGCTTCGCCCGCCGCCACGCCGTCCGCGTCCCCCGCGGGCGCGGCGAGCCCCCGGACCGAGGCCTCCTCCTCCGAGGTCGGCGGCACCGGCGAGGCGCTGGGGCTGCCCCCGGCGCAGCTCGCGGTGGTGCGGCTCAAGCCGAAGAAGGAACCGGCGCCGCGCATCAACACCGTGGTGCCCGTGGTGGAGCCGGACACGGATCAGATGGAGATGTTCATCAGCCCGGTGGAGGGCTCGTCGGGGACGGGCTTCGCGTCCCCGGGCCGGGTGGAGGTGCCGGAGAAGGATCCGGCCATCCTCGACGCCGAGTACGAGCACGCCGTGGCGATGCTGCGCACCGGCAACGTGGAGGGGGGCGTGGAGAAGCTCACGCGCTTCGCGGACGAGAACCCCCGCCACCCTCGCGCCGACAATGCCCTGTACTTCAGCGGGCTGGGCCAGATGGGCCTCAAGGATCCGGCCGGTGCGGCGAAGACGTTCGAACGGCTCATCAAGACCTATCCCGCTGGGGATGCCGTCCAGGACGGCATGCTCCGGCTCGCGGAGTGCCGGGTGCGGCTGAATCAAGCCGTGGATGCCCGGGCCCTCTATACTCGCGTCGTTACCCAGTTCCCGGGGACGGCCGCCGCCACGCAGGCGGAGCAGCGGCTCGCCGCGCTCTCGCCGTAA
- a CDS encoding LysM peptidoglycan-binding domain-containing protein produces MRTRILASLLVPLAVAPAWTAHAQDAQEEEPQPASETEGQDISDDVEQRPTSVTLPPGARQGRESAPGQVHTVESGDTLWDLSQRYLGSPWYWPKVWSYNPQIANPHWIYPGNNVKFFPGGEEVPSRVEAGELPADDMTAPQDVSGGSLVSVVGKIGYDPSSTRPVTTKGFVTARELDEAGRIDGSASEALMLSAPDKVYLRFKKRGAAKVGDRYVIFHTVEEVKHPVTNARTGFLTELLGTVQVVAVNNDVVTARIMETWDPIARGDLVGPSSERLSERIAPKPNSKEIPGYVLTPMTPGQTLLGEHHFVVVDRGTADGVQVGNTFTIERRGDPSRDVLGRTDYKMGDAGKEQKAYPWEAVAQCMVTEVRERTSNCLLTRSLVEVSAGDRAVMRKDGTPTASR; encoded by the coding sequence ATGCGCACCCGGATCCTTGCCTCCCTGCTCGTGCCCCTCGCAGTCGCGCCGGCGTGGACGGCCCATGCCCAGGACGCGCAAGAGGAGGAACCGCAGCCGGCCAGTGAGACGGAGGGCCAGGACATCTCCGACGACGTGGAGCAGCGGCCCACCTCCGTCACGCTCCCGCCCGGCGCCCGTCAGGGCCGTGAGAGCGCGCCCGGTCAGGTGCACACCGTGGAGTCCGGCGACACGCTGTGGGACCTGTCCCAGCGCTACCTGGGCAGCCCCTGGTACTGGCCCAAGGTCTGGTCCTACAACCCGCAGATCGCCAACCCGCACTGGATCTACCCGGGCAACAACGTGAAGTTCTTCCCCGGAGGCGAGGAAGTGCCCTCGCGCGTGGAGGCCGGTGAGCTGCCCGCGGACGACATGACGGCGCCCCAGGACGTGAGCGGCGGCAGCCTCGTGTCGGTGGTGGGGAAGATCGGCTACGACCCATCCAGCACGCGCCCGGTGACGACCAAGGGCTTCGTGACGGCGCGGGAGCTGGACGAGGCGGGCCGCATCGACGGCTCGGCCTCCGAGGCGCTGATGCTGTCCGCCCCGGACAAGGTCTACCTGCGCTTCAAGAAGCGCGGCGCCGCCAAGGTCGGCGACCGCTACGTCATCTTCCACACCGTGGAAGAGGTGAAGCACCCGGTGACGAACGCCCGCACGGGGTTCCTCACGGAGCTGCTGGGCACGGTGCAGGTCGTCGCCGTCAACAACGACGTGGTGACCGCGCGCATCATGGAGACCTGGGACCCCATCGCCCGTGGCGACCTGGTGGGCCCGTCCAGCGAGCGGCTGTCGGAGCGGATCGCCCCCAAGCCCAACAGCAAGGAGATCCCCGGCTACGTGCTGACGCCGATGACGCCGGGCCAGACGCTGCTGGGCGAGCACCACTTCGTCGTCGTGGACCGTGGCACCGCGGACGGCGTGCAGGTGGGCAACACCTTCACCATCGAGCGCCGGGGCGACCCCAGCCGCGACGTGCTCGGCCGCACCGACTACAAGATGGGCGACGCGGGCAAAGAGCAGAAGGCCTACCCGTGGGAGGCCGTGGCCCAGTGCATGGTCACCGAGGTGCGTGAGCGCACCTCCAACTGCCTGCTGACCCGCTCCCTGGTGGAGGTCTCCGCGGGAGACCGCGCCGTCATGCGCAAGGACGGGACCCCCACCGCCAGCCGCTAG
- a CDS encoding DNA-processing protein DprA, producing MAHTDTYTPTVEQRACLALWAIPGLGPRTLDGVRAFAGGALSRLASAPVRDWVSDVPVPAPVRQRLATVASLDEVASRVEAACARADIQVAFAGTPAHPARLVGLEDAPPLLFHRGQPGPPRRRLGMVGSRHPDQGFLPFARTFARKVAEAGVGVVSGAAEGVDRACHWGALDVGGETWAFLGSALDALDPAQARLLPHFLERGGVFFSELPPGVRASTTTFPRRNRLIAGASDAVLVMRAAHDSGSLYTAEAARTQGRPVFALPGELWQPAAAGCNALLADGRAQACTSAEAVCAAVGVHPVRAVPAGRDGGWWQALSAEARGAYGLLDRVPRSFDEVLAGSPLSPAALTSALVELELSGLVVQHPGKRYEKV from the coding sequence ATGGCGCACACGGACACTTACACACCCACAGTCGAACAGCGTGCCTGCCTGGCGCTCTGGGCCATTCCTGGCCTGGGGCCCCGGACGCTGGACGGGGTGCGTGCGTTCGCCGGTGGGGCGCTGTCCCGGCTCGCGTCCGCGCCCGTGCGGGACTGGGTGTCCGACGTGCCGGTGCCCGCCCCCGTCCGCCAGCGGCTCGCCACCGTCGCATCCCTGGACGAGGTGGCCTCGCGGGTGGAAGCGGCCTGCGCCCGCGCGGACATCCAGGTGGCCTTCGCGGGGACGCCTGCCCATCCGGCCCGGCTCGTGGGCCTGGAGGACGCGCCGCCGCTGCTGTTCCACCGGGGCCAGCCAGGGCCGCCCCGGCGGCGTCTGGGCATGGTGGGCAGCCGCCATCCGGACCAGGGCTTCCTGCCGTTCGCTCGCACGTTCGCCCGGAAGGTGGCGGAGGCTGGCGTGGGCGTGGTGTCGGGCGCGGCCGAGGGCGTGGACCGGGCGTGCCACTGGGGCGCGCTGGATGTGGGGGGGGAGACGTGGGCCTTCCTGGGGTCGGCGCTGGACGCCCTGGACCCGGCTCAAGCCCGCCTGCTCCCCCACTTCCTGGAGCGGGGAGGGGTGTTCTTCAGCGAGCTGCCCCCCGGCGTGCGGGCGAGCACGACGACGTTCCCCCGGCGCAACCGGCTCATCGCTGGCGCGTCGGATGCGGTGCTGGTGATGCGGGCCGCGCACGACTCCGGGAGCCTCTACACCGCGGAGGCGGCCCGGACGCAGGGGCGCCCGGTCTTCGCCCTGCCGGGGGAGCTCTGGCAGCCGGCGGCGGCGGGCTGTAACGCCCTGCTGGCGGACGGGCGGGCCCAGGCGTGCACGTCGGCGGAAGCGGTTTGCGCGGCGGTGGGCGTTCATCCGGTCCGGGCGGTGCCCGCGGGACGGGATGGTGGGTGGTGGCAGGCCCTGTCGGCGGAAGCGCGCGGGGCGTATGGGCTGTTGGACAGGGTTCCTCGTTCATTCGACGAGGTGCTCGCCGGCAGTCCGCTGTCCCCCGCGGCGCTCACGAGCGCACTGGTGGAGTTGGAATTGTCGGGGCTGGTGGTCCAGCACCCGGGTAAACGGTACGAGAAGGTTTAG